A single Vulpes lagopus strain Blue_001 chromosome 3, ASM1834538v1, whole genome shotgun sequence DNA region contains:
- the COMTD1 gene encoding catechol O-methyltransferase domain-containing protein 1: MSPPAPRLSVPAALALGSAALGAAFAAGLLLGRRGHPWRSRRERRLLPPEDSPLWRYLLSRSMREHPALRSLRLLTLEQPQGDSMMTCEQAQLLANLARLIKAKKALDLGTFTGYSALALALALPPAGRVVTCEVNPGPPELGRPLWRQAEEEHKIELRLKPALETLDELLAAGEAGTFDVAVVDADKENCAAYYERCLQLLRSGGVLAVLSVLWRGEVLQPQPRDVQARCVQNLNERILRDARVHISLLPLGDGLTLAFKI, encoded by the exons ATGagcccgcccgcgccccggctcTCCGTGCCGGCCGCGCTGGCCCTGGGCTCGGCCGCGCTGGGCGCCGCCTTCGCCGCCGGCCTCCTCCTGG GGAGGCGGGGCCACCCCTGGCGATCCCGGCGGGAGCGGCGCCTGCTGCCCCCCGAAGACAGCCCCCTGTGGCGGTACCTGCTGAGCCGCTCCATGCGGGAGCACCCGGCGCTGCGGAGCCTGCGGCTG CTGACCCTGGAGCAGCCGCAGGGAGACTCCATGATGACCTGTGAGCAGGCGCAGCTGCTGGCCAACCTGGCGCGCCTCATCAAGGCCAAGAAGGCGCTGGACCTGG gcacGTTCACAGGCTACTCCGCCCTTGCGCTGGCCTTGGCGCTGCCCCCGGCCGGGCGCGTGGTGACCTGCGAGGTGAACCCGGGGCCCCCGGAGCTGGGGCGGCCGCTGTGGAGGCAG GCCGAGGAGGAGCACAAGATCGAGCTCCGGCTGAAGCCtgccctggagaccctgg acGAGCTCCTGGCCGCGGGCGAGGCCGGCACCTTCGACGTGGCCGTGGTGGACGCCGACAAGGAGAACTGCGCCGCCTACTACGAGCGCTGCCTGCAGCTGCTGCGCTCCGGAGGCGTCCTCGCCGTGCTCAGC GTCCTGTGGCGCGGGGAGGTGTTACAGCCTCAACCGCGGGACGTCCAAGCCCGGTGTGTGCAAAACCTGAACGAGCGCATCCTGCGGGACGCCAGGGTCCACATCAGCCTCCTGCCTCTGGGCGACGGCCTCACCTTAGCCTTCAAGATCTAG